A stretch of DNA from Candidatus Nanoarchaeia archaeon:
AACAAGCCTTTGGGGGAATTCTCCGAGGTCAAATCCCTCCCACGAGAGCGTCCTCCTCCGCAGAAACCACTTTTTGACAATAACTGCAACAGCTTTTGGAAAGCCGCCAACGGGATCGATGGCAATGTCCTTTATCCTTCCTAAATGCCTGGCCCGCTCGTCAAAGACCCTGGTTCCCAGAATGCTGCTGAGGTAGAGGACGTGGCTCGCTTTCTCTGTGTCCTCGATATCCTCAAGCATCCTCCTGATCTGCCTGACATGATCTTTTCCTGCCATGCTATCCTACAATTGCATAAAATGCATCAAACAAGGAAGAGTCTGTGGTAATAGAATGGAAGCGGTATCCGAGCTTTGTGCATATATCATCAATCATTGCCGTATGGTGATCCATCATCTCCTGGTAATTTGCCTTCAGGCGCTGGCTCACAAAGGTGACAAGCTGATCATTGGTCTCGCTGTCTCTCAGCCGGAAGTCGCCGCGAAGGTTGAGATTGCGCTCAACCGGATCCAGGACCTGGATTACCCTGACTTCATTGTCGCCAAGAAGCCGGATGCCGCTTCTGATCTCCTCAATGCTATAGAGAAAGTCAGATACAAGAATCAGCATGCTCTTGCTTCGGATGACTTTCCTGTATTTGGTGAGCATATCGAGGAAATTGGATTTTCCCTTCGGCTTGCGTGAATTGAGGTATTCGACCATCGCAGCAAGCTGGCCCATGCCCCTGCGCGGCTGGTAGATGCTGATGTCGTCAGCAAATGTGGAGAACTGAAATTTCTCATTGTCCTTGAGGGCCAGGTAGGCAAATCCGACTCCCAGCATCGAAGCGTAATCAAACTTTGACCTTGGCTTGCCGTAATCCATGCTCCCTGAGCCGTCAACAATAATATGGACTGCAAGATTCCTCTCCTCTTCGTAATTTTTCACATAGAGGTCATCAGTCCTTGCATACACCCTCCAGTCAATGGCGCGGAAATCGTCTCCTGGCGCGTAGATCCTATGGTCCTTGAAGATAATGCCTTTGCCCATCGCGATGGATTTTCTTGGCCCCGCATACTGGGAAGTGACGCGCTTGCTGACAATGAGATGGAATTTTGTCAGCTGGTCAAGGAACTCTGTCGAGATCATCACTTCACCTTGCTCGCCAGCTCCTTTATTGCGTCGTCAACTGTGATGCCCTTGCGCTCTGCCTCGAAGTTGAGGATGATGCGATGGCGGAGAACCGGCAGGGCCATCTCGTTGATATCCTCGTTGCTCACATGGTTCCTCCCCTTGATCAGG
This window harbors:
- a CDS encoding DUF58 domain-containing protein — its product is MISTEFLDQLTKFHLIVSKRVTSQYAGPRKSIAMGKGIIFKDHRIYAPGDDFRAIDWRVYARTDDLYVKNYEEERNLAVHIIVDGSGSMDYGKPRSKFDYASMLGVGFAYLALKDNEKFQFSTFADDISIYQPRRGMGQLAAMVEYLNSRKPKGKSNFLDMLTKYRKVIRSKSMLILVSDFLYSIEEIRSGIRLLGDNEVRVIQVLDPVERNLNLRGDFRLRDSETNDQLVTFVSQRLKANYQEMMDHHTAMIDDICTKLGYRFHSITTDSSLFDAFYAIVG